The following is a genomic window from Caproiciproducens sp. CPB-2.
AAACTCGGCGCCGTTGAGCAGCTCGAACCCCACGGTCACGCCGGAAACCGGCCCCGAAGCGTCCGTAACCGTGACGGTGAAGCGGCGCGCGTCCGCGTATCTCCGGATTTCGTTCAGAACGATGGTCTGTCCGTCCGTGCAGATGGCTTCCTCCCCCTCGATCGGCAGGAAGGATTTGCTGTCCATCAGCATGGAGCGCGCGGCGGCCTCCGTGAACCAGCCGCGGTTGAGCACCGGCTCCGGTTCGCACGCGCCGAGGAAATACCATTCCCCGTCGCACCAGACCTCCACCCACGCGTGATTGTCGTCGCAGTGCGCCCAGCGGGGCGTATAGACCTGCCGTGCGGGGATGCCCACGCTGCGCAGGGCGGTGACGGCAAAGGTGGATTCCTCGCCGCAGCGGCCGTAAGAGGACCTCAGCGCGGTAAGGGGGGACACGGTCCTTTCGTCGGTGGCCTGATAGGTGACGTGCTCGGCGCACCAGACGTTTATCTCCAGCGCGGCCTCCTTCATACCCATGCCCCGGATTCTTTTGTTCAGGGCGTCATAAAAGAAATTGCGGCAGTCTTCTATCTTCTCATTGTTGATCCGGTAGTATAAAACGTAATTCAGAAAAATATTCTCAGGAATCCGGCCGCCCCACGGGGAGTGCTCCCTCAGGAACAGGCCGAAATCCACATAGCTCAGGTAAAGGGAAAAATCGTAGTCCCCCAGGTCGGCGGACGGCATGGTGCTGTAAAAAAACTCCATGGCGGTCCGCCGGCCGCCCTCGCAGCCGTCCAGCCGCGAAAGGATTTCCCCGCCGCGCAGCCCTAAAGTGGACTGCGTTTTGAGGAACTGCCGGTGAACGGAGTCCTGTAACTCCTGTGAAAATATCATTTACATGATCCTCCTAACATACGCCCGGACCGCTCATTCGCCGGGGGCCTGAATCAGATGGCAGGCCACCCAGTGGCCCGGTTCCGCCTCCACCATTTCCGGAGCCCGCTTTTTGCAGAGCTCCGTGGCTTTCGGACAGCGGGAACAGAAGTGACAGCACTCCGGCAGATTGATCGGACTGGGGATGCTCCCCTGCAGCACGACGCGGCTGCGGGACTGCTCCAGGTCCGGGTCGGGCAGGGGGATGGCGGACAGAAGCGCCTGCGTGTAGGGATGCAGGGGATTTTCAAACAGCTCCCGGCTGGAAGCCAGCTCCGCCATGCTGCCAAGGTACATCACGCCCACGCGGTCGCTGATGTGCTTGACCATGGAAAGGTCGTGCGCAATGAACAGATAAGTCAGCCGGCGCTGCTCCTGCAGTTTTTTCAGCAGGTTGATGACCTGCGCCTGGATGGAGACGTCCAGCGCGGAAATCGGTTCGTCCGCGATGATGAAGTCCGGGTTGACCGCCAGCGCGCGGGCAATGCCGATGCGCTGGCGCTGGCCGCCGGAAAATTCGTGCGGGAAGCGGTTGGCGTGCTCCTCCTGCAGGCCGACGACCTCCAGAAGGTCGACGACCATCTGGGCGCGCTCCTGCGCGGACTTCGCCAGCCCGTGCGCGTCGATTCCTTCCGCGACGATGTCCATGACCTTCATGCGCGGGTTCAGGGAGGCGTACGGGTCCTGAAAAATCATCTGCATCCGGCGCGAAAGCTCATGGCTCTGCGCGCCGCTCAGCTTTCCGTGGACGTTGACCCCGTCGAACAGGACTTCGCCCCCGGTCGCGCCGTAAAGCCGGATGATGGTGCGGCCCAGCGTGGATTTTCCGCAGCCGGACTCGCCGACCAGGCCGAAGGTTTCCCCTTTGTAGACCGTAAAGCTGACGTTGTCCACCGCTTTCAGGGTCTGGTTTTTTCCTACGTTAAAATATCTTTTCAGGTTTTTCACCTGCAAAATCACTTTGTTATCAGTCATGATCTTCACCGTCCTTTGCGTCATCCTGCTGCGCCCGGCTGTCCAGCAGCCAGCAGGCGGCGCGGTGCGTGTCGGAAAGTCGGGTGTATTCCGGCATGAATTCCTGGCACACCTTCATGGTGTGCGGGCAGCGCGCGGCGAACGGACAGCCCTTCGGCGGGTCCATCAGGTCGGGCGGCGTGCCGGGGATGGAGAAAAGCTGCTGGTCGTCCTCGTGCAGCTTGGGGATGGAGGCCAGAAGCCCCTTCGTATAGGGATGGGCGGTGCGGTAGAACAGGTCGCGCACGCTGCCGGTTTCGACCAGCTTGCCGCCGTACATGACGGCTACGCGGTTCGCGATGTTGGCGACCACGCCCAGGTTGTGGGTGATAAGGATAATCGAGGTATCGATTTTTCCCTGCAGATCCTTCATCAGGTCCAGAATCTGCGCCTGAATGGTAACGTCCAGCGCGGTGGTGGGTTCATCCGCGATCAGCACCTTCGGGCTGCACGCGAGCGCAATCGCAATGACCACGCGCTGGCGCATGCCGCCGGAGAGCTGGTGGGGGTACTGGGAAAAGCGCGTTTCCGGGTTGGACAGGCCGACCAGCCGGATCTGCTCGAGCGCCTTTTCCCTCAGCTGTTCCTTTGTCAGGTCGCGGCGGTGCTCGTGCAGGACCTCCATGATCTGTTTGCCCACCGTCATGGTCGGGTTCAGGGAGGTCATCGGGTCCTGAAAGATCATCGAGATGTCGCAGCCCCTGATTTTCTGCATCTCATGCTCGCTCAGCGCGGCAAGGTCCCTGCCCTCCAGATGGACGGAGCCCTCCGCGATTCTGCCGTTTGTGGGCAGCAGGCCCATCACGCCCTTGACCGTGATGGATTTTCCGGAGCCGGACTCCCCCACGATGGCGAGGGTCTCTCCTTTTTCCAGCGAAAAGCTCACGCCGCGCACCGCCTGCACAGTCCCGTGCTGTGTATGAATATGAACGTTCAGATTTTCAACTTCCAGAAGCTTACTCATAGCGCGCCCTCCTCACTGTCTCATTCTCGGGTCAAGCGCGTCGCGCAGCCCGTCGCCCAAAATGCTGAAGCAGACCATGATTAAAACGATGACCACGGCCGGGAAAATCAGCAGGAACGGGAAATTCTGAAGCACCTGGTACCCGTTGTTGATCAGAACACCGAGCGAGGCCTGCGGTTCCGCCAGCCCGATTCCGATAAAGCTCAGAAACGCTTCGGTGAAAATCGCCGATGGAATGGTGAACATGGCGTTGATGACGATGACGCCCACGGTATTCGGAATCAAATGCTTGGTAATAATTTCTCTGTTGCCGGTGCCCAGAACGCGGGCGGCCAGAACAAATTCCTGATTTTTCAGCTTTAAAATCTGCGCGCGCACCAATCGCGCCATGTTGACCCATCCGGTGATGGAAAGGGCTACGACAATGGTCCAGATGCCGGCGGGCATGACCATCATCAACAGGATGACGATAATCAGCTGCGGGATTCCGACCAGAATTTCAATGATTCTCTGCATCACCGCGTCCACCCTGCCGCCGAACAGCGCGGAAACCGCGCCGAAGGTAACGCCGATGAACAGGTCGATAAACGCCGCGGCGACCGCGATCAGCAGGGAAATGCGCGTGCCCTGCCAGATGCGCGCCCACTGGTCGCGCCCGAACTGGTCGGTGCCGAACAGGTGCGCCGCGCCGGGCCCGTTGTAGGTGTGCAGATAATCGGTGTCATAAAAGGTGTATTTTGAGAAAACCGGCCCGAATACGGCCAGAAGAATAATCACAACCAGAATCGCCAGACTGACGACAGCCGCCTTGTTCTTCCTCAGCCGCAGCCAGCCGTCCTGAAACGCGGTCAGGTTGGGGCGGGCAATATGTTCTCTTTCGTCCTTGTCCACCACGGCTTTTGCGAAAAGCTCCTGCGGAATCTCCATTTTCTGCGCCATACCGTCACTCCCCTTTCCCGCCGGAGGCCAGGCGGATTCTCGGGTCGATTACCGAATAAAGGATATCGACCACCATCACCACAAAGATGTAGAACGCGCTGTAGAAAATGGTGATGCCCATAATGGTGGAATAGTCGTTCGTCTTGATGGAATCGACAAACAGGCTGCCGATGCCCGGAATGCTGTAGATGTTTTCCACCGCCAGCGAGCCGGTCAGCAGATTGACCACGATCGGCCCCAGGATGGTGACGACGGGGATGATGGAGTTGCGCACCGCGTGGCGCATCAGCACCTTGAACTGGTTCAGCCCCTTCGCTTTCGCGGTGATAATATAGTCCTGCTCCAGTACGTCCAGCATTTCGGTCCGCATAAACCGCGCGATCATCGCCGTCACGCCGAACGACAGTGCGATGGACGGCAGAACGGAGCTTTTCCAGCTTTGCCAGAAGGCGACGGGCAGCACGCCCCATTTTAAGCCCACATAGTATTGCAGAAGCGCCGCGGCGACGAAGTTCGGCACGGAAACGCCCAGCACGGCCACCACCATGGTAAAGTAGTCGATGCCGCTGTTGTGCCGCCACGCGGCGATGATCCCCAGGATCAGCCCGATGGAAAGGCCGATCAGGATCGCCTGGACGCCGATCAGCGCGGACGGGCCGATACGCCCCAGAATGACCCCGGAAACCGGCTGGCCCGTGTAGAAAAAGGAGGTCCCGAAATCCCCCCTGAACACATTGCCGATATATTTCCCGTACTGCACGATTACCGGATCGTTCAGGCCGTATTTTTCAAGGAACTGTGCCTGCTGCGCCGCCGACAGCAAAGAGAATCGCTCCGCGTCGAACGGGGTGCCCGGCAGCTTCTTCATCAGAAAGAAGGTCGTGGTGACGATGATCAGCAGCGTAATCAGCAGATACACAATCCGTTTACAGATATATTTGAACATTCCGTATGCCCTCCTTTATCTTATCAGCATTTCCAGTTGATTCTGCAACAAGTTTGCGTTTCTCCCCGCCTTTGGCGGGGAGAAAGGTGTTTTGTCCCGCAGACTGAAATGGAATTACTGCAGTGATGACAAAGAGGAGGTCATTGACGATCCTCCTCTTTGTCTTTATAGAATATAAGGTAAATTTATTTTAAGGAAGCATATTTGAATTCGATCGGCGGCCCAAACGGATGGGTGACCAGATTCTCTACGCTCGGTTTTGTCAGGTAGGCAAAGCCTCTGTAGAACAGCGGGGAAACAACCGCGTCTTCGGAAACCAGCGTCTTTTCGGCGGAGAGCATATCCTGCAGGCGTTTCGCGTCGTCGGTCTGTTTCTTCGCGTCGGCAATCAGGGAGTTGTAGGTGTCGCTCTTGTAGTTTCCGCGGTACGGCGTGCCGTTGGTCCACAGGTCCATATAGGTCATGGCGTCGTCATAGTCGGCGCCCCACGCGGTGACGGCCATCTGGTAGTTGTTGTCGTCCATCAGCTGATTCTTTGCTTTCTTTGTTTTGGAGTCGATCTTGACGTCGATTCCCAGATTCTTCTTGAATTCGCCCTGAATATAGGTGGCGACTGTCTTTGTCACGGAATCGTCTTCCGTCAGAAGGGTCAGGGAAGGCGCGCTGCCCAGCTCCTTTACGCCCTTCTCCCAGTATTC
Proteins encoded in this region:
- a CDS encoding ABC transporter permease: MFKYICKRIVYLLITLLIIVTTTFFLMKKLPGTPFDAERFSLLSAAQQAQFLEKYGLNDPVIVQYGKYIGNVFRGDFGTSFFYTGQPVSGVILGRIGPSALIGVQAILIGLSIGLILGIIAAWRHNSGIDYFTMVVAVLGVSVPNFVAAALLQYYVGLKWGVLPVAFWQSWKSSVLPSIALSFGVTAMIARFMRTEMLDVLEQDYIITAKAKGLNQFKVLMRHAVRNSIIPVVTILGPIVVNLLTGSLAVENIYSIPGIGSLFVDSIKTNDYSTIMGITIFYSAFYIFVVMVVDILYSVIDPRIRLASGGKGE
- a CDS encoding ABC transporter ATP-binding protein; this translates as MSKLLEVENLNVHIHTQHGTVQAVRGVSFSLEKGETLAIVGESGSGKSITVKGVMGLLPTNGRIAEGSVHLEGRDLAALSEHEMQKIRGCDISMIFQDPMTSLNPTMTVGKQIMEVLHEHRRDLTKEQLREKALEQIRLVGLSNPETRFSQYPHQLSGGMRQRVVIAIALACSPKVLIADEPTTALDVTIQAQILDLMKDLQGKIDTSIILITHNLGVVANIANRVAVMYGGKLVETGSVRDLFYRTAHPYTKGLLASIPKLHEDDQQLFSIPGTPPDLMDPPKGCPFAARCPHTMKVCQEFMPEYTRLSDTHRAACWLLDSRAQQDDAKDGEDHD
- a CDS encoding ABC transporter permease, which codes for MAQKMEIPQELFAKAVVDKDEREHIARPNLTAFQDGWLRLRKNKAAVVSLAILVVIILLAVFGPVFSKYTFYDTDYLHTYNGPGAAHLFGTDQFGRDQWARIWQGTRISLLIAVAAAFIDLFIGVTFGAVSALFGGRVDAVMQRIIEILVGIPQLIIVILLMMVMPAGIWTIVVALSITGWVNMARLVRAQILKLKNQEFVLAARVLGTGNREIITKHLIPNTVGVIVINAMFTIPSAIFTEAFLSFIGIGLAEPQASLGVLINNGYQVLQNFPFLLIFPAVVIVLIMVCFSILGDGLRDALDPRMRQ
- a CDS encoding ABC transporter ATP-binding protein translates to MTDNKVILQVKNLKRYFNVGKNQTLKAVDNVSFTVYKGETFGLVGESGCGKSTLGRTIIRLYGATGGEVLFDGVNVHGKLSGAQSHELSRRMQMIFQDPYASLNPRMKVMDIVAEGIDAHGLAKSAQERAQMVVDLLEVVGLQEEHANRFPHEFSGGQRQRIGIARALAVNPDFIIADEPISALDVSIQAQVINLLKKLQEQRRLTYLFIAHDLSMVKHISDRVGVMYLGSMAELASSRELFENPLHPYTQALLSAIPLPDPDLEQSRSRVVLQGSIPSPINLPECCHFCSRCPKATELCKKRAPEMVEAEPGHWVACHLIQAPGE